In one window of Tellurirhabdus rosea DNA:
- a CDS encoding efflux RND transporter permease subunit: MSVSEIAVKRPLLVLTVFIVLILFGALGYQQLSYNLLPKFEANVISVATTYRGASADEVETNVTKRIEDALSALEGLDRMTSTSQEGASIVVVQLKNGVNTTLAQQDAQRKVEQIINLLPDEADRPIINKFSTDEIPVLRMGVTANLSPTALYDLIDDNIKPQLSNVSGVGQVNIIGGNEREIQVNVNQERLRAYGLSIGQVSQAIAAANTSYPAGQIETRESQYSIRFDASVETTNRLRNLIVARRTNGSQVLLRDVAEVVDATTKPTAINHINAQPSIGLQIQKQSDANAVSVSEQTRAKIAQLEKQHSNINLKFNIASDQSTYTLASAHAVVDDMMLAIVIVSLVMLLFLHSIRSATFVLVALPSSMIPTFALMYLMGFSLNLMTLMALSLVVGILVDDSIVVLENINRHLEMGKEKRTAALDGRSEIGFTALAITLVDVVVFVPLAMTGGLIGNILREFALVVVFSTLMSLLVSFTLTPLLASRFGKVEVLSRSSLWGRLNLGFEDFLTSLTNAYGRILEWVLGHKRYVMLATLAMLFGSIALVPAGFIGGAFMPSSDLGEVTVNLELAPTASIYQSNAVAQRAEQIILKQPGVTNVFTNVGYASTGLATSSNSNIADLNVKLVDKKDRTFSTEEFGQRIKQEVAQIPGVKVTVSPVGIVGAQQAPIQIAVKGTNLKDIREAAAIVKQVTQSVPGTQDVKYSVKDPKPEVTVNLDREKMAQLGINASEVGMALQNAFRGNDQTKFKQGGNEYDILISLDRFDRSSAADISRLTFVNNQGRSFELSQFASVQEQIGESVLERIDRLSSVTINAQVVGRPVGTVGTDIQTKMAQTKLPEGVTIQYLGQLQQQSDAFGSLGLALGIAILLVYFIMVALYESVIYPFVVLFSIPVALIGALLALALTMESLTVFSIVGMIMLLGLVAKNAILIVDFTNQLKAEGHDVIHALIEAGKERLRPILMTTLAMILGMLPIALASGAGAETKNGMAWVIIGGLSSSLLLTLLVVPSMYLIVDRLKDRFTGKKNLPKKPKDLEVAKAIS, translated from the coding sequence ATGTCTGTATCCGAAATAGCCGTTAAACGACCGCTGCTGGTTCTCACGGTCTTCATCGTACTGATTCTGTTCGGTGCGCTGGGCTACCAGCAGCTGTCCTACAACCTGTTGCCTAAGTTCGAGGCCAACGTCATCAGCGTGGCGACGACCTACCGGGGTGCCTCGGCCGACGAGGTGGAAACCAACGTGACCAAGCGGATTGAAGATGCACTCTCGGCCCTGGAAGGGCTCGACCGCATGACGTCCACTTCTCAGGAAGGCGCTTCCATCGTGGTGGTTCAGCTGAAAAACGGGGTCAACACGACTCTGGCCCAGCAGGACGCCCAGCGGAAGGTGGAGCAGATCATCAACCTGCTTCCCGACGAGGCGGATCGCCCGATTATCAATAAATTCTCGACCGACGAAATTCCCGTCCTCCGGATGGGCGTGACGGCCAACCTGTCGCCGACGGCCCTGTACGACCTCATCGACGACAACATCAAGCCGCAGTTGTCGAACGTGTCCGGGGTTGGTCAGGTGAACATCATCGGCGGCAACGAGCGTGAAATTCAGGTAAACGTCAACCAGGAGCGCCTGCGGGCCTACGGGTTGTCGATCGGCCAGGTATCGCAGGCTATCGCCGCGGCGAACACCAGCTACCCCGCCGGTCAGATCGAAACCCGGGAATCGCAGTACTCCATCCGGTTCGACGCTTCTGTCGAGACGACCAACCGGCTCCGGAACCTGATTGTGGCCCGCCGCACCAACGGCAGCCAGGTGCTGCTCCGGGATGTGGCCGAGGTGGTAGATGCCACGACCAAGCCGACGGCTATCAACCACATCAACGCCCAGCCGTCGATCGGTCTGCAAATTCAGAAACAGTCGGACGCCAACGCGGTATCCGTCAGTGAGCAGACGCGGGCCAAGATCGCCCAACTGGAGAAGCAGCACAGCAACATCAACCTGAAGTTCAACATCGCTTCCGACCAGTCTACGTACACGCTGGCTTCGGCCCACGCGGTGGTGGATGACATGATGCTGGCCATCGTGATCGTGTCGCTGGTGATGCTGCTGTTCCTGCACAGTATCCGGTCCGCCACGTTCGTGCTGGTGGCGCTTCCGTCGTCCATGATTCCGACGTTCGCCCTGATGTACCTGATGGGCTTTTCGCTGAACCTGATGACGCTGATGGCCCTTTCGCTGGTCGTGGGTATTCTGGTCGACGACTCCATTGTGGTGCTGGAAAACATCAACCGCCACCTCGAAATGGGCAAGGAGAAGCGGACCGCCGCCCTCGACGGCCGGAGCGAAATCGGCTTTACGGCCCTGGCCATTACCCTGGTCGACGTCGTGGTATTCGTACCGCTGGCGATGACGGGCGGCCTGATCGGGAACATCCTGCGCGAGTTTGCTCTGGTGGTCGTTTTCTCGACCCTGATGAGCCTGCTCGTCTCGTTCACGCTGACGCCGCTGCTGGCTTCGCGCTTCGGCAAGGTGGAAGTGCTGAGTCGCAGCTCGCTCTGGGGTCGGCTGAACCTCGGCTTTGAAGATTTCCTGACGAGCCTGACCAATGCCTACGGCCGCATTCTGGAATGGGTGCTGGGGCACAAACGATACGTGATGCTGGCCACGCTCGCCATGCTTTTCGGCTCCATCGCGCTGGTTCCGGCCGGGTTTATCGGGGGTGCCTTCATGCCGAGCAGTGACCTTGGCGAAGTGACCGTCAACCTGGAGCTGGCGCCCACCGCTTCGATCTACCAGTCCAACGCCGTTGCGCAGCGGGCCGAACAGATCATTCTGAAGCAGCCCGGCGTGACCAACGTCTTTACCAACGTCGGATACGCGAGCACCGGTCTGGCAACGTCGTCCAACAGCAACATCGCCGACCTGAACGTGAAGCTGGTCGATAAGAAAGACCGTACATTTTCGACCGAAGAGTTCGGGCAGCGCATCAAGCAGGAAGTCGCCCAGATTCCGGGCGTGAAAGTAACCGTGAGCCCCGTCGGTATCGTCGGCGCCCAGCAGGCCCCGATTCAGATTGCGGTGAAGGGAACCAACCTGAAGGATATCCGCGAGGCGGCGGCCATTGTGAAGCAGGTAACGCAGTCGGTGCCGGGAACGCAGGACGTGAAATATTCCGTCAAGGACCCGAAGCCGGAAGTGACCGTCAACCTCGACCGGGAGAAAATGGCGCAGTTGGGCATCAACGCCTCCGAGGTGGGTATGGCCCTGCAAAACGCTTTCCGCGGCAACGACCAGACGAAATTCAAGCAGGGAGGAAACGAGTACGACATCCTCATCAGCCTCGACCGGTTCGACCGCTCAAGCGCGGCCGACATCAGCCGCCTGACGTTCGTCAACAACCAGGGCCGCTCCTTTGAGCTTTCGCAGTTTGCCTCCGTGCAGGAACAGATCGGTGAAAGCGTGCTGGAACGGATCGACCGTCTGTCGTCGGTGACGATCAACGCGCAGGTGGTGGGCCGTCCGGTGGGTACGGTCGGTACCGACATTCAGACGAAAATGGCGCAGACGAAGCTGCCGGAAGGGGTCACCATCCAGTACCTCGGTCAGTTGCAGCAGCAGTCCGACGCCTTCGGCAGTCTGGGTCTGGCCCTCGGGATTGCGATTCTGCTGGTGTACTTCATCATGGTGGCCCTGTACGAAAGCGTAATCTATCCATTCGTTGTTCTGTTCTCCATCCCCGTGGCGCTGATCGGTGCCCTGCTGGCGCTGGCGCTGACGATGGAAAGCCTGACGGTGTTCTCGATTGTGGGGATGATCATGCTGCTCGGTCTGGTGGCCAAGAACGCCATTCTGATCGTTGACTTTACCAACCAGCTGAAAGCGGAAGGCCACGACGTAATCCACGCGCTCATTGAAGCCGGGAAGGAACGTCTGCGCCCGATCCTGATGACGACGCTGGCGATGATTCTGGGGATGCTGCCCATCGCCCTGGCGAGCGGGGCCGGTGCCGAGACCAAGAACGGGATGGCCTGGGTCATCATCGGCGGTCTGTCCTCGTCGCTGCTGCTGACGCTGCTGGTGGTGCCGTCGATGTACCTCATCGTTGACCGCCTGAAAGATCGTTTCACGGGCAAAAAGAACCTGCCGAAGAAACCGAAGGACCTGGAAGTCGCTAAAGCAATCAGTTAA
- a CDS encoding efflux RND transporter periplasmic adaptor subunit: MKKSSIIVVVALLAVTALIGFRLASNKKTIEDRKKQPTSVNVAIPVTVTPVEEGTVSQQLVKTGNLIPFREAAITATTPGRVTRVSFDLGSQVREGAVLVQLDNKLKELSLKATELSIKKLEKDVNRYNTLLAGNATTEIQVNETKYNYEAALNQAEQIRKQIADASVKAPISGQIVRKDIEPGEFVNAGTVLGTVLDVNRLKVNVLVNESDVYQLRKGQSVRVTADVFPGKTYTGQISYIAPQGTEEHNYPVEITIGSANGLKAGTFVNVDFSQQSNQKALQIPRAALVESIKNPYVYVIEGNVAKQRKIKVGREFGDSIEVLGGLTAGEQVVTTGQLNLSDGKPVQITK; this comes from the coding sequence ATGAAAAAGTCATCCATCATCGTTGTCGTTGCTCTGCTGGCGGTTACGGCGCTAATCGGCTTCCGGCTGGCTTCCAACAAGAAGACCATCGAGGATCGCAAGAAGCAGCCAACCAGCGTTAATGTCGCGATTCCGGTAACGGTAACTCCGGTCGAGGAAGGAACGGTCAGCCAGCAGTTGGTTAAAACCGGCAACCTGATTCCGTTCCGCGAAGCCGCCATCACCGCTACCACGCCCGGCCGGGTTACGCGGGTCAGTTTTGACCTCGGCTCGCAGGTCCGGGAAGGGGCCGTGCTGGTGCAGCTCGACAATAAGCTGAAAGAACTGTCGCTGAAGGCCACCGAACTGAGCATCAAGAAGCTGGAGAAAGACGTTAACCGCTACAACACCCTCCTGGCGGGCAATGCCACCACGGAGATTCAGGTGAACGAGACGAAATATAACTACGAGGCCGCGCTCAACCAGGCCGAGCAGATCCGGAAGCAGATTGCGGACGCCAGTGTGAAGGCCCCCATCAGCGGCCAGATCGTCAGAAAGGACATTGAGCCGGGTGAGTTTGTCAACGCCGGAACGGTGCTGGGCACGGTACTGGACGTAAACCGCCTGAAAGTGAACGTGCTGGTGAACGAAAGCGACGTGTACCAGCTGCGCAAAGGACAGTCCGTCCGCGTGACGGCCGATGTGTTTCCGGGAAAGACCTATACCGGCCAGATTTCGTACATCGCGCCGCAGGGCACCGAAGAGCATAACTACCCGGTCGAAATCACCATCGGCAGCGCCAATGGCCTGAAAGCCGGTACGTTCGTCAACGTCGATTTCTCGCAGCAGTCGAACCAGAAAGCCCTGCAGATTCCGCGCGCCGCGCTGGTTGAAAGCATCAAGAATCCGTATGTGTACGTGATCGAAGGCAACGTAGCCAAACAGCGGAAGATTAAAGTAGGCCGTGAGTTCGGCGATTCCATCGAAGTGCTGGGCGGTCTGACGGCCGGCGAGCAGGTCGTGACCACCGGCCAGTTGAACCTCAGCGACGGTAAGCCCGTCCAAATCACCAAATAA
- a CDS encoding TolC family protein: MKKTIVLGISLILAATGLSRAQSPWSLKQCIDYGLQHYGTVRIAQYQVANANQQARQAVGQYLPNITGSGNFTDNIKLQTSIIPAGVFGPEPVRVAFGQKYQTNLVAQATQPIYDKSLLIGLKAAKPNQQLAELNTRQTREDIVYNITSNFFQVFIAKQQINLLRDNLARTEQVLNILRLQRDNGVIQPVDYTNTEVSYNNTRSLLSLAENDLALSLNRLKFQMGLNQDQPLALPDSLTFAPVQVAETATFDPRRLASIQQSETNLALQRLQLDRIKAGYQPTLSATASYGTLAFANNFGGALKNFTGFGSIGLSLRVPIFDGLQRDAQIQQQRLTVLTQEEQQRLNTSSFQLQFNNAQSQLQKAQTSVQNDERNVKLAQEVYNVTTLQYRQGTKSLTDLINADNSYRQAQSNYINSLINFYQARLDLEQSQGTLLNFYNQL, from the coding sequence ATGAAAAAGACAATTGTTTTAGGAATTAGTCTCATTCTGGCCGCTACCGGGCTCAGCCGGGCGCAGAGTCCCTGGTCACTGAAGCAGTGTATCGACTACGGCCTTCAGCATTACGGAACAGTACGCATTGCCCAGTATCAGGTTGCCAATGCCAACCAGCAGGCCCGTCAGGCCGTTGGGCAGTACCTGCCGAACATCACGGGTTCCGGTAATTTTACCGATAACATCAAGCTGCAAACCTCGATCATTCCGGCCGGGGTTTTCGGACCTGAGCCGGTCCGGGTAGCTTTCGGGCAGAAGTACCAGACCAACCTGGTGGCTCAGGCGACCCAGCCGATCTACGACAAATCGCTGCTGATCGGCCTGAAAGCGGCCAAACCCAACCAGCAACTGGCGGAACTGAACACCCGTCAGACGCGGGAGGATATTGTGTATAACATCACCAGCAACTTCTTCCAGGTGTTTATCGCCAAACAGCAGATCAACCTGCTGCGGGATAATCTGGCCCGGACGGAGCAGGTGCTGAACATCCTCCGGCTCCAGCGCGACAACGGCGTGATTCAGCCCGTCGATTATACCAATACGGAAGTGAGCTACAACAACACCCGGTCGCTGCTGTCGCTGGCCGAAAATGATCTGGCCCTGTCGCTCAACCGGCTCAAATTCCAGATGGGACTGAACCAGGACCAGCCGCTGGCCTTGCCGGATTCGCTGACGTTTGCCCCGGTACAGGTGGCCGAAACGGCGACGTTCGACCCGCGCCGACTGGCCAGCATCCAGCAGTCGGAAACGAACCTGGCGCTGCAACGCCTGCAGCTCGACCGCATCAAGGCCGGTTATCAGCCGACCCTGAGCGCCACGGCCAGCTACGGAACGCTGGCGTTTGCCAACAACTTCGGCGGTGCGCTGAAGAATTTTACGGGCTTCGGCAGCATCGGCCTGAGTCTGCGGGTGCCCATTTTCGACGGGTTGCAGCGCGACGCCCAGATTCAGCAGCAGCGCCTGACCGTCCTGACGCAGGAAGAGCAGCAGCGCCTGAACACGTCCTCTTTCCAGTTGCAGTTCAACAACGCACAGTCGCAGCTCCAGAAGGCCCAGACCAGCGTTCAGAACGACGAGCGCAACGTCAAACTGGCGCAGGAGGTGTACAACGTCACGACCTTGCAGTACCGCCAGGGGACCAAATCCCTGACCGATCTGATCAACGCCGACAATTCGTACCGCCAGGCGCAGTCGAATTACATCAACTCGCTGATCAATTTCTACCAGGCCCGGCTCGATCTGGAACAATCGCAGGGAACCCTGTTAAACTTTTATAATCAACTCTGA
- a CDS encoding MarR family winged helix-turn-helix transcriptional regulator: MISQENKNELQHRITGALGQLLVFNINHVSHLIARFTNRELAKLGYDLQMEQMPVLALVYFSGPELPSQQDIANLLQKNKAGIQRSIRTLERDGYLRIVDDANDRRKNLIALTPAGKMAIERILASAVELNKQITDCLTPDENETLMKLLRKVSSVIE, translated from the coding sequence ATGATATCGCAGGAAAATAAAAATGAACTACAACACCGGATTACCGGAGCACTGGGCCAGCTGTTGGTGTTCAATATTAACCATGTCAGCCACCTGATCGCCAGATTCACCAACCGGGAGCTGGCCAAGCTTGGTTATGACCTGCAGATGGAACAGATGCCGGTGCTGGCACTCGTTTACTTTTCGGGCCCCGAACTGCCTTCGCAGCAGGACATCGCGAACCTGCTGCAGAAGAACAAAGCGGGCATTCAGCGTTCAATCCGCACGCTGGAGCGGGATGGCTACCTGCGAATCGTGGATGATGCCAACGATCGCCGCAAGAACCTGATTGCCCTTACTCCCGCCGGGAAAATGGCCATCGAACGCATCCTGGCCTCGGCCGTTGAACTGAACAAACAGATCACCGACTGCCTGACGCCCGACGAGAACGAAACCCTGATGAAACTCCTTCGCAAAGTTTCGTCGGTTATTGAGTGA
- a CDS encoding pyridoxal phosphate-dependent aminotransferase has translation MIISLAKRAGQTQEYYFSVKLAEVRKLLAEGHDVINIGIGNPDMMPSDNTLSALEKSAGQALSHGYQSYKGTPALRESIARFYQKTYGVALNPETEILPLMGSKEGITHISLAFLDEGDEVLVPELGYPAYRAVSQMVGATVRTYPLLENAGWQPDWEAIENLVSDKTKIMWLNYPHMPTGAPATRELFERAVAFAKKHKILLCHDNPYSLVLNRRPPISLLSVEGANEVALEMNSMSKSHNMAGWRVGWVMGAKPYIDAVLTIKSNVDSGMFKPVMDAAAEALNNSDDWHAARNAVYHDRLEAARAFLDALHCTYTDDQEGMFLWAKLPDSVASAEKLVDDLLYQKHVFIAPGFIFGPKGERYIRVSLCMPKERIWEAVKRVNV, from the coding sequence ATGATTATTTCCCTCGCCAAACGCGCCGGGCAAACCCAGGAGTACTACTTTTCCGTCAAGCTGGCCGAAGTTCGCAAGCTGCTTGCCGAAGGCCATGACGTAATTAATATCGGCATCGGCAACCCCGACATGATGCCGTCCGACAATACACTTAGTGCCCTCGAAAAGTCGGCGGGTCAGGCGCTTTCGCACGGGTATCAGTCGTACAAAGGCACGCCTGCCCTGCGCGAGTCGATCGCCCGTTTTTATCAGAAAACCTACGGCGTTGCCCTGAATCCGGAAACGGAGATTCTGCCGCTAATGGGTTCCAAAGAAGGCATTACGCACATTTCGCTGGCTTTTCTGGACGAAGGCGACGAGGTGCTGGTGCCCGAACTGGGCTATCCCGCCTACCGGGCCGTCAGCCAGATGGTCGGGGCCACGGTCAGGACGTATCCACTTCTTGAAAATGCGGGCTGGCAGCCGGATTGGGAGGCCATCGAGAATCTGGTGTCCGACAAAACGAAGATCATGTGGCTGAACTATCCCCACATGCCGACGGGTGCCCCGGCCACGCGCGAGCTGTTCGAGCGAGCGGTCGCTTTCGCGAAAAAGCACAAAATCCTGCTTTGCCACGACAACCCCTACAGTCTGGTCCTGAACCGCCGTCCGCCGATCAGTCTACTGTCGGTGGAAGGGGCAAACGAGGTAGCGCTGGAGATGAACTCGATGAGTAAGTCGCACAACATGGCGGGCTGGCGGGTCGGCTGGGTGATGGGCGCCAAACCGTATATCGACGCCGTGCTGACGATCAAGAGCAATGTCGATTCGGGCATGTTCAAACCCGTCATGGACGCCGCGGCTGAAGCACTGAACAATTCCGACGACTGGCATGCCGCACGCAACGCCGTTTACCACGACCGACTGGAAGCCGCCCGCGCCTTTCTGGATGCCCTCCACTGCACCTATACCGACGACCAGGAAGGCATGTTCCTCTGGGCCAAACTGCCCGACAGCGTAGCATCGGCCGAAAAGCTGGTGGACGACCTGCTCTACCAGAAGCACGTGTTCATTGCCCCCGGCTTCATCTTCGGCCCCAAAGGCGAGCGCTACATCCGCGTCTCCCTCTGCATGCCGAAAGAGCGGATTTGGGAAGCGGTGAAAAGGGTGAACGTTTAA
- a CDS encoding patatin-like phospholipase family protein: MKTGLVLSGGGARGVAHLGVIKALLEMGVVIDRISGTSAGAIAGALLAHGYTPDEILKIIETTPFFRHVRPAFTRMGLLRLDKAEALYRQYLPHDSFEALKIPLHVAATDLIEGELIVFESGELIRPILASCCLPGIFEPYQINQRQYVDGGVLNNLPVECLENKVDFIIGSHCNPFQLSKPITSLKGVLERSLILAVQSKTRERFAKCHVLIEPTELNRFDVLNLRKARELFRIGYEYTLTLEDRLTKAVRELSVGG; this comes from the coding sequence ATGAAAACAGGACTTGTACTTTCCGGGGGTGGGGCGCGGGGCGTGGCGCACCTCGGGGTGATTAAAGCGCTGCTGGAAATGGGGGTGGTCATCGACCGTATTTCGGGGACGAGCGCCGGGGCCATCGCCGGCGCGCTACTCGCCCACGGCTACACGCCCGACGAGATTCTGAAAATCATCGAAACTACGCCTTTTTTCAGGCACGTTCGACCGGCCTTTACCCGCATGGGGCTGCTCCGTCTCGACAAAGCGGAAGCGCTGTACCGGCAGTACCTTCCCCACGATTCGTTCGAAGCACTGAAAATTCCGCTGCATGTGGCCGCTACCGATCTGATCGAGGGCGAGCTGATTGTCTTTGAAAGCGGGGAGTTGATTCGCCCCATCCTGGCTTCCTGCTGTCTGCCGGGCATTTTTGAACCCTATCAGATCAACCAGCGGCAGTATGTGGACGGCGGCGTGCTGAACAACCTGCCCGTCGAATGCCTCGAAAACAAGGTCGATTTCATCATCGGCTCGCACTGCAACCCGTTCCAGCTGTCCAAACCGATCACTTCGCTGAAGGGCGTGCTGGAGCGGAGCCTGATTCTGGCCGTGCAGTCCAAAACGCGGGAGCGTTTTGCCAAATGCCACGTGCTGATCGAACCGACCGAGCTCAACCGCTTCGATGTGCTCAATCTGCGCAAGGCCCGCGAGCTGTTCCGGATCGGGTATGAATACACGCTGACGCTGGAAGACCGGCTGACGAAAGCCGTTCGGGAACTGTCGGTTGGCGGATGA
- a CDS encoding MATE family efflux transporter gives MKKFIRLFVAALRGSEKNFTSGSINRAIFLLAVPMILEMVMESLFAVVDVFFVAKIGTEAVATVGLTESVLTLVYSVAIGLSTAATALVSRRVGEGNPRGAGTVVGQVILVSLVLALLIGIPGALFGADILRLMGGDAHLIASGSAFTRMIFASSPAIILLYTLSGCLRGAGDASVAMRSLWIANGVNIVLCPLFIFGWGPVPAMGVLGSAVATTLGRSIGVLYQLSAFYRQNGVIHLLGSDFRPDSGLIRNLLSVAAGGTGQFLIASASWVFLTRILSTFGPDVVAGYTIAIRIIVFTILPSWGLANAAATLVGQNLGAGEPERAETSAWRAAFGNMLFLVGVAIVFFIAARPIVGIFNDTPAVVSIAVQCLRIFCLGYIAFAYGMVISQSFNGAGDTRTPTLINIVCFWLIEIPLAYVLANLLNWGPEGVFWSVAFSETLLAVVAVAVFRRGHWKLVRV, from the coding sequence ATGAAAAAGTTCATCCGGCTTTTTGTGGCGGCTTTGCGCGGCTCCGAAAAAAATTTTACGTCCGGAAGTATCAACCGGGCCATCTTTCTGCTGGCCGTTCCGATGATTCTCGAAATGGTCATGGAATCGCTTTTTGCGGTCGTTGACGTGTTTTTTGTGGCCAAAATCGGCACGGAAGCCGTGGCGACGGTCGGGCTGACAGAGTCGGTGCTGACGCTGGTCTACTCCGTGGCCATTGGGCTGAGTACGGCCGCTACGGCCCTCGTTTCGCGGCGGGTGGGCGAAGGCAATCCGCGCGGAGCCGGCACGGTCGTCGGGCAGGTCATTCTGGTCTCGCTGGTACTGGCGCTGCTCATCGGCATTCCGGGCGCCTTGTTCGGAGCCGACATTCTGCGGCTGATGGGCGGCGATGCGCACCTGATTGCCAGCGGCTCGGCCTTCACGCGGATGATTTTTGCCAGTTCACCGGCCATCATCCTGCTGTATACGCTCAGCGGCTGCCTGCGCGGGGCGGGCGATGCCTCGGTTGCCATGCGTTCGCTCTGGATTGCCAACGGCGTCAACATCGTGCTGTGCCCGCTGTTCATTTTCGGCTGGGGTCCCGTGCCGGCGATGGGCGTGCTGGGTTCGGCCGTGGCGACGACCCTCGGCCGGTCGATCGGCGTGCTCTACCAGCTTTCCGCTTTTTACCGGCAAAACGGCGTCATTCACCTGCTGGGCTCCGACTTCAGGCCTGATTCGGGCCTCATCCGCAACCTGTTGAGCGTGGCGGCCGGCGGCACCGGGCAGTTCCTGATTGCCTCGGCCAGCTGGGTGTTCCTGACGCGGATTCTGTCCACCTTCGGACCGGATGTGGTGGCCGGGTACACCATCGCCATCCGGATCATTGTGTTCACAATTCTGCCTTCCTGGGGACTGGCCAACGCCGCCGCCACGCTCGTAGGCCAGAATCTGGGCGCGGGCGAACCCGAACGGGCCGAAACGTCGGCCTGGCGGGCGGCCTTCGGCAACATGCTGTTTCTGGTGGGCGTGGCGATCGTGTTTTTCATCGCGGCGCGCCCCATCGTGGGCATTTTCAATGACACCCCCGCCGTGGTTTCGATTGCCGTCCAGTGTCTCCGGATTTTCTGTCTCGGCTACATCGCCTTCGCCTATGGCATGGTCATCAGCCAGTCGTTCAACGGGGCGGGCGACACCCGGACGCCGACGCTCATCAACATCGTCTGTTTCTGGCTGATCGAAATACCGCTGGCCTACGTCCTGGCGAACCTCCTGAACTGGGGTCCGGAAGGCGTTTTCTGGTCGGTGGCCTTCAGCGAAACCCTGCTGGCCGTGGTAGCCGTCGCCGTCTTCCGCCGCGGCCACTGGAAACTGGTGCGGGTGTAG
- the hflX gene encoding GTPase HflX, protein MIDTHKQPETAVLVALVTQKQSPEKTQEYLEELAFLAETSGIQTVKAFVQKLDRPDTRTFVGKGKLEEIQTFIAANPVDTIIFDDDLTPSQVRNLEQAFQEIKVLDRSLLILNIFSMRAQTAQARVQVELAQYQYMYPRLTRMWTHLSRQKGGVGMRGPGEKELETDRRIVQDRIAFLKEKLAKIDKQNVTRRKERDRLVRVSLVGYTNVGKSTLMRTLAKADVFAENKLFATVDSTVRKVVLGNIPFLLSDTVGFIRKLPTTLIEAFKSTLDEVREADVLLHVVDVSHPSFEEHIEVVDSILTEIGAGEKPTILVFNKMDQFEPRDEWMHDEDDFDDNIPVAVRRQSALAYLKKTYLARKAENVVFISAEKRDNLDELRDILYKLVREKHYTIYPNWKDIPLADFARDEEISDGLGM, encoded by the coding sequence ATGATTGATACCCATAAACAACCCGAAACCGCTGTTCTGGTCGCCCTGGTGACGCAGAAACAGTCACCGGAAAAGACGCAGGAATATCTGGAGGAACTGGCTTTTCTGGCCGAAACGTCGGGCATCCAGACCGTTAAGGCCTTTGTGCAGAAACTGGACCGGCCGGATACCCGTACCTTTGTCGGGAAAGGGAAACTGGAAGAAATTCAGACGTTCATTGCCGCCAACCCGGTGGATACCATCATCTTCGACGACGACCTGACGCCTTCGCAGGTGCGGAACCTGGAGCAGGCCTTTCAGGAGATCAAAGTACTGGACCGGAGTCTGCTGATTCTGAATATTTTCTCGATGCGCGCCCAGACGGCCCAGGCCCGGGTGCAGGTCGAACTGGCTCAGTATCAGTACATGTATCCGCGTCTGACCCGGATGTGGACGCACCTGAGCCGCCAGAAAGGCGGGGTCGGGATGCGGGGTCCGGGGGAAAAAGAACTCGAAACGGACCGCCGGATCGTGCAGGACCGGATTGCGTTCCTGAAAGAGAAACTGGCGAAAATCGACAAGCAGAACGTCACCCGCCGCAAGGAACGCGACCGGCTGGTGCGGGTTTCGCTGGTCGGTTACACGAACGTCGGGAAATCGACCCTCATGCGGACGCTGGCGAAGGCCGACGTGTTTGCCGAGAACAAACTCTTCGCGACCGTAGACTCAACGGTGCGGAAAGTGGTGTTGGGAAATATCCCATTCTTGCTATCGGACACGGTTGGTTTTATCCGCAAACTGCCCACGACGCTGATCGAGGCCTTCAAATCGACCCTGGATGAGGTGCGCGAAGCCGACGTGCTGCTGCACGTGGTGGACGTTTCGCACCCGTCGTTTGAAGAGCATATCGAGGTGGTCGACAGCATCCTGACCGAAATCGGGGCGGGCGAGAAGCCGACCATCCTGGTTTTCAACAAAATGGACCAGTTCGAGCCCCGTGACGAGTGGATGCACGACGAAGACGACTTCGACGACAACATTCCGGTGGCCGTTCGCCGGCAGTCGGCGCTGGCCTATCTGAAGAAAACCTACCTGGCCAGAAAGGCCGAAAACGTAGTGTTTATCTCGGCGGAGAAGCGCGACAACCTCGACGAACTGCGGGATATTCTCTACAAACTGGTCCGGGAAAAGCACTACACCATCTACCCCAACTGGAAGGACATTCCGCTGGCGGATTTCGCCAGGGACGAGGAAATCTCCGATGGTTTGGGCATGTGA